The following coding sequences lie in one Cydia strobilella chromosome 20, ilCydStro3.1, whole genome shotgun sequence genomic window:
- the LOC134750647 gene encoding uncharacterized protein LOC134750647 isoform X1, which yields MNRKRLNNFGTNTKRTNIEIKDRRDFSDLDQLVSEYLLNLHDDKAMDSTADMTDRSDHRMRVNNINGIQPYTQNYRNPSTRNLQDNAQGYRKAISNFGNDLQLSSNDLYDLKAKEYIRSKFNNLPVLNKQILGSKRKKIDLTDYAIEDHLNTDYEPRTMESQRNTVPKREQNPLNIQADDTNNYDYQLYSERTQGNGNFDPRYVVEDYTGFQNDEKSDEHGRGHNRQLIYDANEITHYYLDRLDEDTNTRQKLDTETLTGYRVDPGTYTKHRQEHRRPLHLEKIPSKFQRHLQNDGGEMKYHMPRYFVPDRANLQHG from the exons ATGAATCGCAAGAGATTAAATAATTTTGGCACTAATACAAAAAGAACGAACATAGAAATAAAAGACAGAAGAGATTTTTCTGATTTAGATCAGCTAGTATCGGAATATTTGTTGAACTTGCACGATGACAAAGCTATGGATTCCACAGCTGATATGACAGATAGATCAGACCATCGTATGAGAGTGAATAATATCAATGGCATACAACCGTATACTCAAAATTATCGTAATCCAAGTACAAGAAACTTACAGGATAATGCACAAGGTTATAGAAAAGCAATTAGTAATTTTGGTAATGATCTTCAACTTTCGTCGAATGATTTATATGATTTGAAGGCTAAAGAATATATCAGGAGCAAGTTTAATAATTTAcctgttttaaataaacaaatactcggttctaaaagaaaaaaaatagaccTGACAGATTATGCTATCGAAGATCATTTAAATACTGACTATGAACCGAGAACCATGGAAAGTCAACGAAACACTGTGCCAAAAAGAGAACAAAACCCCTTAAATATCCAAGCAGACGACACAAACAATTATGATTATCAGTTATATTCTGAAAGGACCCAAGGTAACGGCAATTTTGATCCACGATATGTTGTCGAAGATTATACTGGATTTCAAAATGACGAAAAGTCTGATGAACATGGCCGCGGACATAACAGACAGCTTATTTATGATGCGAATGAAATAACACATTATTACTTAGACAGATTGGATGAAGACACTAACACTAGGCAAAAACTAGACACAGAAACCCTCACTGGATACAGAGTGGACCCAGGCACCTACACTAAACACAGACAGGAGCACAGGCGGCCTTTGCATCTTGAGAAAATA CCCAGCAAGTTTCAGCGCCACCTCCAAAACGATGGCGGCGAGATGAAGTATCATATGCCACGCTACTTCGTTCCTGATCGAGCGAACCTCCAGCATGGATAA
- the LOC134750647 gene encoding uncharacterized protein LOC134750647 isoform X3, whose translation MNRKRLNNFGTNTKRTNIEIKDRRDFSDLDQLVSEYLLNLHDDKAMDSTADMTDRSDHRMRVNNINGIQPYTQNYRNPSTRNLQDNAQGYRKAISNFDYAIEDHLNTDYEPRTMESQRNTVPKREQNPLNIQADDTNNYDYQLYSERTQGNGNFDPRYVVEDYTGFQNDEKSDEHGRGHNRQLIYDANEITHYYLDRLDEDTNTRQKLDTETLTGYRVDPGTYTKHRQEHRRPLHLEKIPSKFQRHLQNDGGEMKYHMPRYFVPDRANLQHG comes from the exons ATGAATCGCAAGAGATTAAATAATTTTGGCACTAATACAAAAAGAACGAACATAGAAATAAAAGACAGAAGAGATTTTTCTGATTTAGATCAGCTAGTATCGGAATATTTGTTGAACTTGCACGATGACAAAGCTATGGATTCCACAGCTGATATGACAGATAGATCAGACCATCGTATGAGAGTGAATAATATCAATGGCATACAACCGTATACTCAAAATTATCGTAATCCAAGTACAAGAAACTTACAGGATAATGCACAAGGTTATAGAAAAGCAATTAGTAATTTTG ATTATGCTATCGAAGATCATTTAAATACTGACTATGAACCGAGAACCATGGAAAGTCAACGAAACACTGTGCCAAAAAGAGAACAAAACCCCTTAAATATCCAAGCAGACGACACAAACAATTATGATTATCAGTTATATTCTGAAAGGACCCAAGGTAACGGCAATTTTGATCCACGATATGTTGTCGAAGATTATACTGGATTTCAAAATGACGAAAAGTCTGATGAACATGGCCGCGGACATAACAGACAGCTTATTTATGATGCGAATGAAATAACACATTATTACTTAGACAGATTGGATGAAGACACTAACACTAGGCAAAAACTAGACACAGAAACCCTCACTGGATACAGAGTGGACCCAGGCACCTACACTAAACACAGACAGGAGCACAGGCGGCCTTTGCATCTTGAGAAAATA CCCAGCAAGTTTCAGCGCCACCTCCAAAACGATGGCGGCGAGATGAAGTATCATATGCCACGCTACTTCGTTCCTGATCGAGCGAACCTCCAGCATGGATAA
- the LOC134750647 gene encoding uncharacterized protein LOC134750647 isoform X2: MNRKRLNNFGTNTKRTNIEIKDRRDFSDLDQLVSEYLLNLHDDKAMDSTADMTDRSDHRMRVNNINGIQPYTQNYRNPSTRNLQDNAQGYRKAISNFGNDLQLSSNDLYDLKAKEYIRSKFNNLPVLNKQILGSKRKKIDLTDYAIEDHLNTDYEPRTMESQRNTVPKREQNPLNIQADDTNNYDYQLYSERTQGNGNFDPRYVVEDYTGFQNDEKSDEHGRGHNRQLIYDANEITHYYLDRLDEDTNTRQKLDTETLTGYRVDPGTYTKHRQEHRRPLHLEKIVTQQVSAPPPKRWRRDEVSYATLLRS, from the exons ATGAATCGCAAGAGATTAAATAATTTTGGCACTAATACAAAAAGAACGAACATAGAAATAAAAGACAGAAGAGATTTTTCTGATTTAGATCAGCTAGTATCGGAATATTTGTTGAACTTGCACGATGACAAAGCTATGGATTCCACAGCTGATATGACAGATAGATCAGACCATCGTATGAGAGTGAATAATATCAATGGCATACAACCGTATACTCAAAATTATCGTAATCCAAGTACAAGAAACTTACAGGATAATGCACAAGGTTATAGAAAAGCAATTAGTAATTTTGGTAATGATCTTCAACTTTCGTCGAATGATTTATATGATTTGAAGGCTAAAGAATATATCAGGAGCAAGTTTAATAATTTAcctgttttaaataaacaaatactcggttctaaaagaaaaaaaatagaccTGACAGATTATGCTATCGAAGATCATTTAAATACTGACTATGAACCGAGAACCATGGAAAGTCAACGAAACACTGTGCCAAAAAGAGAACAAAACCCCTTAAATATCCAAGCAGACGACACAAACAATTATGATTATCAGTTATATTCTGAAAGGACCCAAGGTAACGGCAATTTTGATCCACGATATGTTGTCGAAGATTATACTGGATTTCAAAATGACGAAAAGTCTGATGAACATGGCCGCGGACATAACAGACAGCTTATTTATGATGCGAATGAAATAACACATTATTACTTAGACAGATTGGATGAAGACACTAACACTAGGCAAAAACTAGACACAGAAACCCTCACTGGATACAGAGTGGACCCAGGCACCTACACTAAACACAGACAGGAGCACAGGCGGCCTTTGCATCTTGAGAAAATAGTAA CCCAGCAAGTTTCAGCGCCACCTCCAAAACGATGGCGGCGAGATGAAGTATCATATGCCACGCTACTTCGTTCCTGA
- the LOC134750787 gene encoding titin homolog, which produces MRYGHHSLGSYLSMLFLVLHFTFHLLGFTRCSLVFDEANQEAMKNKYCSRVGDCLPGTHVMCMYGDKKMMGPRCSGGKMLPLTADEKTDLLDLLNELRRNLAQGIGDLPKAYGMRKLFWDDSLAEFAQAWANQCDPDRHDLCRASEKFPRAGQAMYPVRFNYNDWSIKREHFDDKSKNLTPEKRTHVIERFAGYIHRTSKYVNKQQIEKYPSGDFMNEYLTAVHGTTTNVGCGMSTFHDYYRTSDNEPVIFHAVEIVCNFSNRPTAGEKVYETKWSDGKGWTTCGCPDGFIEEDCLCVPGKRPDNKDDQQNKDKDDQQNKDKDDQQNKDKDDQQNKEKDDQQSKDKDGQQNKDKDDQQNKDKDDQQNKDKDDQQNKEKDDQQSKDKDDQQNKDKDNQQNKDKDDQQNKDKDDQQNKDKDDQQSKDKDDQQNKDKDDQQSKDKDDQQNKDKDDQQSKDKDGQQNKDKDNQQNKDKDDQQNKDKDDQQNKDMDDQQSKDKDDQQNKDKDDQQSKNKDDQQNKDKDDQQSKDKDDQQNKDKDDQQKEGKDD; this is translated from the exons ATGCGTTATGGCCATCACAGTTTGGGAAGCTACTTAAGCATGCTTTTTCTG GTACTCCACTTCACATTTCATTTGCTGGGCTTCACACGATGCTCCCTAGTATTCGACGAAGCCAACCAAGAGGCGATGAAAAACAAATACTGCTCCCGCGTCGGAGACTGCCTGCCCGGTACACATGTCATGTGTATGTACGGAGATAAG aaaatgaTGGGCCCTAGATGTAGCGGTGGCAAAATGCTTCCGCTTACTGCAGATGAAAAAACAGACCTATTAGATCTCCTTAATGA GTTAAGGCGAAATTTGGCTCAAGGTATAGGAGACCTTCCAAAGGCGTACGGCATGAGAAAGCtg TTCTGGGATGATTCCTTAGCCGAATTTGCCCAGGCGTGGGCGAACCAATGTGATCCAGACCGCCATGACCTATGTAGAGCTTCAG AAAAGTTCCCTAGAGCAGGCCAGGCTATGTACCCTGTACGATTCAACTACAACGACTGGAGTATAAAACGCGAGCACTTTGACGATAAAT CCAAAAACCTAACGCCAGAAAAAAGGACCCATGTCATCGAACGTTTTGCGGGATATATCCACAGAACCAGCAAATACGTGAATAAACAGCAAATAGAAAAGTATCCAAGCgg CGACTTCATGAACGAATATCTGACGGCAGTCCACGGGACTACCACAAACGTTGGTTGCGGAATGTCTACTTTTCACGATTACTATAGGACCTCAGACAATGAACCAGTCATTTTccat GCAGTAGAAATTGTTTGTAACTTCTCTAATCGGCCAACGGCGGGCGAGAAGGTTTACGAGACCAAGTGGTCTGACGGGAAGGGTTGGACAACATGTGGCTGTCCCGACGGGTTCATTGAAGAAGACTGTCTCTGTGTACCAGGAAAAAGACCAGACAACAAAGATGACCAACAAAATAAAGACAAAGATGACCAACAAAATAAAGACAAGGATGACCAACAAAATAAAGACAAGGATGACcaacaaaataaagaaaaggATGACCAACAAAGTAAAGACAAGGATGGCCAACAAAATAAAGACAAGGATGACCAACAAAATAAAGACAAGGATGACCAACAAAATAAAGACAAGGATGACcaacaaaataaagaaaaggATGACCAACAAAGTAAAGACAAGGATGACCAACAAAATAAAGACAAGGATAACCAACAAAATAAAGACAAGGATGACCAACAAAATAAAGACAAGGATGACCAACAAAATAAAGACAAGGATGACCAACAAAGTAAAGACAAGGATGACCAACAAAATAAAGACAAGGATGATCAACAAAGTAAAGACAAGGATGACCAACAAAATAAAGACAAGGATGACCAACAAAGTAAAGACAAGGATGGCCAACAAAATAAAGACAAGGATAATCAACAAAATAAAGACAAGGATGACCAACAAAATAAAGACAAGGATGACCAACAAAATAAAGACATGGATGACCAACAAAGTAAAGACAAGGATGACCAACAAAATAAAGACAAGGATGATCAACAAAGTAAAAACAAGGATGACCAACAAAATAAAGACAAGGATGACCAACAAAGTAAAGACAAGGATGACCAACAAAATAAAGACAAGGATGATCAACAAAAGGAAGGTAAAGATgactaa
- the LOC134750466 gene encoding uncharacterized protein LOC134750466 isoform X2 — MYYPLFGITLICYVSADLNRVQIPPKILQNALAKSKKGMVNKESDTYFDKPDNKMLIPVTPEEIKATKKLFKKHPKSAIQKIIARNKKYKKTMSNRLTTKATLPPASDEVEEFDERDDDPTTQAALKFGKKVRKWNSKIPKYRSQIQKMPNRISPKAKRMKRHTDRDNTIIFQDFDEFEFLDNKKDYDVVKTHFKKYW; from the exons ATGTACTACCCGTTGTTTGGGATCACATTGATTTGTTACGTTTCTGCGGATCTTAATCGTGTGCAG attccTCCAAAAATTTTACAGAATGCTCTCGCAAAGTCAAAAAAAGGCATGGTAA ATAAAGAGAGTGATACATATTTCGACAAACCAGATAACAAAATGCTTATACCCGTGACCCCAGAAGAGATAAAGGCAACGAAAAAGCTGTTCAAGAAGCATCCGAAATCTGCGATACAGAAGATCATAGCaaggaataaaaaatataagaagACGATGTCCAATCGTCTTACCACAAAAGCAACACTTCCACCAGCTAGTGATGAGGTAGAGGAATTCGATGAAAGAGACGATGATCCCACCACCCAAGCGGCACTCAAGTTCGGCAAGAAAGTCAGAAAATGGAACAGCAAGATACCCAAATACCGCAGCCAGATCCAAAAAATGCCGAACAGGATATCACCGAAAGCCAAAAGAATGAAaagacacacagacagagacAACACGATCATATTTCAAGATTTCGACGAGTTCGAATTTCTAGACAATAAAAAAGATTATGATGTCGTTAAGActcatttcaaaaaatattggtGA
- the LOC134750466 gene encoding uncharacterized protein LOC134750466 isoform X1 produces the protein MYYPLFGITLICYVSADLNRVQIPPKILQNALAKSKKGMLPDKESDTYFDKPDNKMLIPVTPEEIKATKKLFKKHPKSAIQKIIARNKKYKKTMSNRLTTKATLPPASDEVEEFDERDDDPTTQAALKFGKKVRKWNSKIPKYRSQIQKMPNRISPKAKRMKRHTDRDNTIIFQDFDEFEFLDNKKDYDVVKTHFKKYW, from the exons ATGTACTACCCGTTGTTTGGGATCACATTGATTTGTTACGTTTCTGCGGATCTTAATCGTGTGCAG attccTCCAAAAATTTTACAGAATGCTCTCGCAAAGTCAAAAAAAGGCATG TTACCAGATAAAGAGAGTGATACATATTTCGACAAACCAGATAACAAAATGCTTATACCCGTGACCCCAGAAGAGATAAAGGCAACGAAAAAGCTGTTCAAGAAGCATCCGAAATCTGCGATACAGAAGATCATAGCaaggaataaaaaatataagaagACGATGTCCAATCGTCTTACCACAAAAGCAACACTTCCACCAGCTAGTGATGAGGTAGAGGAATTCGATGAAAGAGACGATGATCCCACCACCCAAGCGGCACTCAAGTTCGGCAAGAAAGTCAGAAAATGGAACAGCAAGATACCCAAATACCGCAGCCAGATCCAAAAAATGCCGAACAGGATATCACCGAAAGCCAAAAGAATGAAaagacacacagacagagacAACACGATCATATTTCAAGATTTCGACGAGTTCGAATTTCTAGACAATAAAAAAGATTATGATGTCGTTAAGActcatttcaaaaaatattggtGA